Within Odontesthes bonariensis isolate fOdoBon6 chromosome 16, fOdoBon6.hap1, whole genome shotgun sequence, the genomic segment cgtcagaggaaagagtgggaGTCTGTTCCTTCTTAAACACTTAAGTGCATCAGTTCTTAAACGGCAGCAGAAATGTTTCTGACTTCTGATTATCGTTTGAACTCTACAGATGTTCTTATCCATTGCGTTTGGCGCAGTGGGTGTGGCGGGTGCTCTGTACAGCCTCATCGTGGCAGCGCTTGGTTTGCAGAATGGGCCCTACTGTAAAACTCTAGGCTTATTATGGACGACACCTTTTAAAGACAGGTGACACGCAGGACTAACTTTCGGATTACACTTGTTAAGTTTTTCCAAACTTTCTGTTAATCATAAGGCTTCTGCTTTTCACTTTAGCAAGGACTACCTGACAGACAGCTCGTTGTGGGGGCTGTGCACAGCGCCCAAAGACATCGTTCCATTTAACATCGGACTGTTCAGCACTCTCATGGTCACAAGCTGTCTGCAGCTGATTCTCTGCGCTATTCAGATGATTAATGGGCTCTTTGGCTGTCTGTGTGGAACCTGCATGGACAAAGAGGTATCGCATTAACACACACCTCAGATTTGTTTGGCATCCTGACTCATATCACCTCTCTTATGtttataattgttttttttttccttctctcagCAGCCCATTTGAGGTCCTGACAGCAGACTGGCGCTCTCTGCTGGGAAACTGAGGGCAGGCCTCTGGACTGCATGAAATGTTCACTTTGAAGTTGTTTCTCTCAAATTTTTTATATTGTTGCGTGTATTGTTTTAAAACCGATGCAGAAATCCTAAACGCATTGCAATGTTCAGTGATATAATGTATAAAATGCAGATCATGGGGGACTTTTTTGCTAGTTTGGCAGTCAGTTTAAAGGGGCCTGTATTGTGCTCACTATTCACAGTTTTAATTTGGGGGTCTGCTTGAAGATGTTTACATGCTTAAAtgtaagataaataaataattgacTGTATGTTGTGGTTCTCTGAAACGCTCTGTGTTGCCTCCTGTCCTTTTAAGGCTAGCTTCACATCAGCTAAATGGTGTTTATGTTGCTTGTGGGGAACTTTGTCATTTCAATTTCGGACTTAATGTTAACAGATTAGAGAGCACACACTGGCTCTGGGATTTTGTTGACTAAATAGCAGATCACTAAGGTTTGGAGTGGTgcaatttttttacactggGAAGAAGCTTCAGTAAAATACACAGCTAAAACATTTGCTGGTCATCATGATGACCTCATTTGATTAACAACACACCTGTCACTGCAGTTTTAGTGTGTAGCCAATAGGTcactgatataaaaaaaatcagcttaCCTGTGGTCACTGGATTCAAGCAATTGAGCTTGGGGAGCgctgcagcagaaaggttgGTGTTGTGAACACACGTGTACACAactgataaataaaaaatggtGGACTGCCGGGCCACCGTTTGTCCTTATCTTTAAGcggtgaatgtatgtatgtatgtatgtatgaatgcatgagtGAAATTTTCCCAAAatttcaaaaatatatattttttaaatgtatgtatatatctaTTTTTTAGATATTTACATTTGTACATGTATTTTATCCAAAGCCAATTACactggtagggtaagggggtcatAACAAAGGACCCCTACTTTAGGTAGTATCTTGTATGGACGGGATTTGAACCAAGGTTTCTCAGATGAAAGGTGACAGTCTTACCGCTACACTATCCATCGATATGTAGACATGCATATATTTATGAACGTATgagtgaaattttcaaaaatatattttttagatATTTACGTATGTAtgaaattttcaaaaatgttcaaaatcaaaaatataaaaaattgtaGATATTtacgtatgtatgtatgtatgtatgtacgcatgcatgcatgcatgcatgggtgtatgtatgtatggacAGGATTTGAACCAAGGTTACCCACATGAAAGATATATGTGCacatatgtatgaatgtatgagtgaaattttcaaaaatatattttgatTATATATTAGACAACAACAAAGATAATAGTACTATGTTCATCATGGTAGATGCTTTTTTTCTAAAGCCACCTTCACTGGTGGGGTAATGGGGTCTTCCCTAAGAAGGCCTAATGGaagtagtatgttgtatgcaggggatttgaacctaAGTCACCTACATGAAAGGTAGTAATCTTACCTCTATACTATCAAGCCAAACTGATGCTGGTATAGTGGTGAATGGATGTATGTCGTGTAAAACCATGCATAGGGCAGGTACTATGCAAATGTAATTCATGGTAATGTAGATATGTAAATAAAAGAGGTCAGCTTGTTAAGTGAACCGGCAATACTTAATAACTCCCTTTCAGTGAGGACTTTGGACTTGTGGAACAGCACAATAAGCAGAATATCTCCGCGTTTTAAAGCAGCTGGtttcaaagtttaaaaaaagtttgcaATCTTTTAATCAGCGAAAGTGAAGGAAATTAAAATACAGGACACAGTTAAGTTAATGTCATCTTTAATGCAGATTGTATTACAACAGTTAATAATTGTATTGAATCATTTAAATCATTTGCTCAACAAAATGCATATCTGAATATGTAGTTTAAGGATAATTATCAAGGccttaagggaaaaaaaacctgcacaTGGACTGCAGGGTGTAATTGGCACATCATGATGCAGCTGATATTTTCTCATTGATTTGTTCATATCAACAAAAGGAGAAAGAGGCAAAACTGTGGTCAAGTAAAAGGCAAAGAGAATGGAGAATAGCAACAGGAGTGGAATCTGGCAgagcaacacaaacacaagaaaaaaatggTTAAAAGTTCACACTTGCTGACCATGTTCCAAGTCTTTTTTACAACCTGTATTAACCTGTAAGACTTCAGTGAGTCAGTTGGACGCCATGTCCTCACCACCGGCTGCGCTGTGTGGAACGTAAACAACGTTTTCAGCAGATTTAACAGCAAAGTTTCTTACTCTATGAATGGAGTTCATTAAAAACAGGTCTTCACAACACATCTTAGGCAATTTTTGTGAATTAGAATCACTAAAATCTACACGTAAAATGCTTAAAATGACAGTTTAATTGCATTAAAGAGAACGTCATTACCAAATGGAGTCTTTTTTTAGTATGCGCAGACACTACTTTGTTGAGGTAGCCATATAATAATAAACAGGAGTGCTGATAGTTCCTTATCACGAGCTGTTTGTGCTGTTCTTTACGTGTTGTTCTCACTGAACACTCTTGGATATAGCACTTCTGGAGTGTTAAAAACAACCAAGGTTCAGACCTAAAAATGGATCAACATCAGGATGAAAATAAGTGTGTACGTAAAaattttctttatcttttgcACTGTACAAAAGAGAATCGTGTGGCTGTTTCTTGAAATGGCTAAACCAGATCCCATGTATGGTTATTGTGCCTCACTTCTGGTTAGCCACTTCTTTATCTGAGTTATGAACAAGTTCAGCCGTCAAACTGCTTCATCATGAGTTTCCGGCTGACCTCATAACCCAGGAACAGAGCTCCGTTGGCTGGGAAGGTGCGAACCATGGTGGGGGTTAAACCCGAGTAGAGCGCCCTCACGCCTACGCAGCGGAAACAAACAGAGTTACAGTCTGATCACTGATCCAAGAATCAGGAATACaacccctctctctgcttctgcttACCTTCAGCGCGAGCGATGGTCATGAAGGTTTTGAAAAACCCGGCCTGCTTGCCCGTCATTGACATGACCTGGATCCGAGATTTGACACAGTCCATCGGATAGACCACCAGCCACAGGCACGCCCCCCCGAAACCGCCACTAAACACGGTGGCAGCCACACCTTAAAAACATGCAGCAACACACATTCAACACACAGAGAAACTGCGTTTGAGCATAGGAGCTGTTTTAAATTCACCTGAAAATGaagttttatgtatcaggacagGATTACAGCATTGGttcatgcacagctctcttaaagcggaactccggggcatttgaagcgtgtttccattgctagaggttgtcaaatactgccagtaggacacagagagatgcgtatctgcgctccctgtgtgaagatcgcgctgtccgcacaccctgtcatgcgaggctaatacgtggtggctaaggggcaagcgctaacccttccacgtaaaacaacaacttgcacactgcagaaacgtcacaccactttataacccatccgacaataaagtcacaagccttaccatcaaaaccatatgcatggttctcacattactggcatggggacgttacaaaacaactttataaacagcaattcactcaccggctggttgtaggctcgcgcatgtgaaagcccaaaagagtcgatggaggataatcccatatacaaaacaattatcttctctagaaaaactgcgttcaagtatttaaaacattacaacaatacatgcccagtaatattgttgtaatgttttaaatacttgaacatagtttttctagagaagataattgttttgtatatgggattatcgtccatcgactcttttgggctttcacatgcgcgagcctacaaccagccggtgagtgacatgctgtttataaagttgttttgtaacgtccccatgccagtaatgtgagaaccatgcatatggttttgatggtaaggcttgtgactttattgtcggatgggttataaagtggtgtgacgtttctgcagtgtgcaagttgttgttttacgtggaagggttagcgcttgccccttagccaccacgtattagcctcgcatgacatgctgtgcggacagagcaatcttcacacagggagcgcagatacgcacctctctgtgtcctactagcagtatttgacaacctctagcaatggaaacacgcttcaaatgccccggagttcccctttaaggtcccaccacagcattttaaTCAGATTTAAGTCCGGACTTTGACgtgaccattgcaacacctcgattcttttctctttcagacattctgctgtagattagctgctgtgtttggtttcctccaaacgtgctgctgtgcattaagagcaaacatctccactttgctctgtccaaaggacattgttccagaagtcttgtggtttgttcagatgcagatttgcaaacctaagctgtgctgccattaGGGGGGGAACCGTacaaaaaaactcacggttcggtacgtacctcggtttggaccctacggttcggtacattttcggtacagtgccgaaggaggcgtgtagcgaggttcgagcacatgtaatagatatctgaatcctgcctcttctacagtggaatatgggcgcatagcagatgcgatataaattccaattgcttctGTAATTTTATTTTCTCTGCATGTATTtgtatccaggggttgttgtaatacatttgggagatgtaattggtcgggtcttttcatggttctatagaacacatacgcatctgacggaggtgtttggtggtcggtagctacgccccatgtcatgctatcacggctgaaatgtttcatcataccacacagacacaaccggtgggtgtttaataagttaaacttacacgttgtctcctttgtctgtggcgctctgctctcctttcttccttcatgaaatgaaaaagtatctcctgactctctctgtgagcttttccagcctcgatattagacgccagatgtgattgtccatgattaatatcaccatcatgcagaccataaacacagtggcctccccgctctccatattagcttctttgtggtgttttttcttctctccttactttttgcaggttttgttttgttgttgaatgtggcgctaaacggctaacggctaacacgtcactgaagcagacggctgcgcgcggcgcatcagtcccgacctggtcccgactcatgtgcgaatgcagactgaaacagttccgccggggaaggacagttatcagaacggaattcaagtaggacagttctgataactgcgttcttataactactctgtccgaaagcgtatatctctacggaccaatcagagcttgcatgtggcagtgtttaaatgggtcctggtggaaactcttgcaaaataacagttccgcgttcagaTCAATATTAAACTcccgtaccgtgtgtattctgcgtggcaatgcgcgtaccgaaccgtgacccccgtaccgtgacggttcggcacgaatacatataccgtgccggccctagctgccatgttctttttagagaagaggctttctcctgcagcccttccaaaccaGCCATAGCTGTTGGGTCagaaactttaacatttaacgtGCTAACGCAGGCCTGCAGAGTCTTTCTGAGCATTGTATTGACATTGGAATGACCTTGTTCAGAAGTTCACTGCTGGGAAGAATgccagctgtcctgaatgttttccactcatgaataatctttctctctgtagaatgatggattccaaacagtttggaaacggccttataacccttcccagattaatgggcagcaacagttgcttctctaacATCATTGCTGATATCTTTCCTCCCTTAACATAGTTAAGAACCACCTGAATGTTCCAGCccagcaaactgacagaacATCTGCTTTTACAGAGGTGCTCACACATATCTGCTTAACAGCACCttaattattttaaatgtgcacctAGTTTAGTTAATATATCATAGCATGAAGCAGTATGTCACATGTTGTTGTACATCTAAGGATGTATCtaacttttttttcaagaatgCCTCTCAACAACACTTAGAAAAAATCCTTGATGGCTAAAATTCTCTTTGTACGGAGGTTCGATATAAACATCTTTTGAGGAATCTTTTGAACATTTTTGCAGAGCAGAGCATTTTGCGTGTACCTATGTCGTCCTTTTCGCATTTCATTTTGTCTGCAAAGGTAGTGCGGGAGAGCTCATAACCCCCGAAGAAACAGAAGTATCCGGGCACTTCTCTGGCGATGGTGGTCGTCAGGCCCTGGAAGAAGCCCTGCGGTCCCTCATTCCTCATGATGGATTTCACCACCGACCACACGGTGCTTCAACACAGAGCACATGAGCGGTTGGtcagacacacacagatacagaaCCAGCTGATACATGCGTCAACAAATCACTTTCAAaacaactttagttttatgCAATTTACTGCATTTGTGAAAAATCCAGACAGTATTTCACACATTGTTGAGTGTTGCATCGTAAATGACTCAAAAGACTCTTTGaaattgtttgtttctgtgtaaaAACCAGAATTCGTGTGAGTTCTGACACTTTAAACTGTCTAAAACCCACGTGGATACAATCTAGACATGCCAACAAATAGATTTGGGTTGGCAGTGTGAACAAGGCCTTCATCTAAAAGACTTACGATAATGTACAATTAGAAAATTAGAGGAGTTTAAGAGCAGATTAACCAAACAAGACTATCCAAAAACTTCTGTATATTCAAACCTCACTTACTTCTGGCTCTTTGCAATCTTGCCTGATGCCTCCATTTCATACATAGCTTGCAGTCGACACTTGACAAGTTCAGTGGGGCAGAGTACCAGTGAGGAGAAGATGGACGCGACTGAGCCGGCACTGGCTTTCTGCATGTCACTAACAAAGAGGAAAGGGTAATCAGACGCTCAGAAAGGGACATGAATCCTGAGAGCAGGTCTGGTGTTGGCTTGGTTCGTATCTTCCTACCTGAGCACAGCTTCGTGGTGCAATCCAGCCGTGAAGCGGATGACCTGCTGGCAGAAGCCGTAGCTCATGAACAGCACCGAGTTCTCCGCGATGTTGGCCACCAGAGCTGGAGTGGTTCCCTGGTAGAGACCACGCACACCTACCAGTCTGTAGGTGGACGTGATGCAGTGGATGAAACCCCGGTACATCGTGGGAAAAGTCTGCATCTTGACCTTTGCTGTGTCCAGAGGCTGTCCACTGAAGACGCATGCCGCTCCGCCTCAAAGGGGAGCATCGAGAGAAAAATGTCAGCAACAGAAGGGATGCCAAGTAAACACAATTCGGCTGTTTGGCTTTGTACAAACTACAGAAAAGCAAACCATTCGAGCCATGAAGGGAGATAAAAATCAGAGGGCGTTGCACTCAAATGAGCAAATGAAAACAGAGAGAAATGAGCTGGAAAAAGACGCGAGTCATGAAAATATCCTGCCTACGCAAGACATGGAGCTACTGAATACACGAGCATCACACAGATAATACTTTCTACACATGGTGCATTTAACTACCTATTGCTCCTGCAGAGAGATCAATGATGGCCTGGACAACTGGGTGTGGAGCCATGATCGCCAGAGGgggtttcttcttctctcagcTACCTGGTAAAGAAAGAGTTTAGACGTGTATCTCATCACAGGGACCGGAGCTGAGAAAGTTTGCTGTAAAAACAGCTGCTCTCATCTGAGACATCGTGAGTAATTATTAACAGGCAAAGAGTGGCCAAAATGTGGATGTACAAGCTTCTAAAACCAAAATCGCGTTTGCATTAACAGAACTTAACTTGAGATATCTGCTGTCTCTGAATAAAGAAGtgctttttaatcattttcacCTGACACAGGGGTCacacaagaacaaaaaaaaagaggaagaagaacatTTAGCTCACTGAACTGGTGGATTATTTATCATATTTTACAGGCCGTTTTTCTTCAACTGAAAAGTATCAAAGGGAAGTATCctgatgatgtaacattcaacaGTGACCATCAGAGGGCCAAAATGACTGTTCTCTGTACAGCATTCAAACACGTTTTTAAAAAgtgaatgagcaaaaaaaaaaaaacaaactgtgagCTTCTGTCCATCAGGGCCAAACAACAAGTTTCCCGGTTCAGAGGTAATTTACCGAACGAGCACAAGCAAAGTCGGAAAATGTGAGAAAAGTTGGTTTTCTGCCACAGAATGGTAAAAACTTTACGGTTCATTTTAACATACAAACCTCTCAGGACAGCGACGGGTTCACGTGGGGCATCAAAGTGTCTCTGAGGTTAATGTGAAAGTCTGTGTGTCAAACATGGGGAGTGATGGTGACCCTGCGAGCTGCTGACCGATGCTAACATCATTAACGGCCCGCTGCGTGCCAGCTAACACCATCAGGTCCAACGTGCATCGTTAGCTCCTATCTCATGTCTAACGTGTGGCCCGGTGCTCTAACAGTGGACAATGAATGGATCGGCCATCAGAGATATCAATCGGAGCGGAGCTTAGAGGTTGTTTCATGACATAACAGAGAGGACTAAAATTAGAGACCATCCACTCTGCTTTAAATTATAGAAACCAAACCTGCCGCCGTGTTACGGTCCAATTTTTATTTCACTGCCTACTAAACACCACAGGTTGCtttagtttttctttatatAACCACTACACACGGTTTGCGCTGCATTAATGACgtgttttattcatttgattTGACTGTACGACGTCATTGTAGTACCCGTCGAGCTAAAACAGCGCACGCATATATTCGCGGAGTGAGCATCTTAATTCAGGATGTCTGACATGAAACCGCATGTCGTGAGCAAAGTACAGCTTCCGGTTCACGTTCTTGTCAAAATAAAGGGTGATAACTGTGTGGTGTGGTGTGGTGGAGCTCCCCCTTGTGCTGTTTTCTAACAGTGCACACCTGAGTCTGTAAAGTCAAACACTGAGGATGTCACGCATTTCCATAGCTTAAGATCAGGGCAGGCAGTGGAAAAAAAGGAACTTTATGAAGCCATGATGTGTGATTTAGCACTGGAATCAACTCATTTATGTTCTTCATCATCTTTTAGATCAATGTGttaaaactaacaaacaaagCAGGCCACTGTGTAGCTTTTCCATCACAATAAAGCTAAAGGGAATATCTCACAAAGCCCTCTACCTGTTCACTAAATAAAAAACCCAAATCACCTCTGAAATATGTAGTGAATCAGACAACGTCCACACAAGGAATTTCTCTGAATGTGCTGTTCTTGATCAGAGCACACCCAGTGAGTTCTGTGTTGTTGTTCTTTAATCTTTAAATAGCTTTATACATAATTACCTTACCTGATGTACTGTGTCTGAGAGAACATTGCCTTCCTTTACCCAGACAGAACAGCACAAAACCTCTCAACCCTGCGTGTGCTTTGGCGAGTCAGTTGATCCTTTTAAAAAACTCTCCTGCAGCGAAAACAACTTCAACAGATGTTAATCAGCTGTGTTGATTCAGACTTTTAACTAAGGTCAGGAGATATGATCACAAGCACTTCTCATCGACTCGTTGTTTTAACATCTTTGATCATCATCTGTGGAGGCTGTTTAATTACTATTATCTATACATTTTGACTATACTTTGTATAACTCGACTTTGTGCTTTCAGGTTTAACTCAGATTTTTAAAACCTTTCTTAGTTTTGAGAATAGGATGTAATTTGTAAGGTTTTAGTTCCTAAATCttacttttctttatttctgtggtgtttttttgttaaaaaaaacaagttaatcAAGGATTAGAGCTGAACTTCTAggaggggggtggggtgggggtgtAACACTTCCCTTtggttttttaattaaatcaaaATGCACTTAATTACTGTATTCACAGTTTGCCTAGTTTTTGGAGAAGTACTTTTCTAAGTAAAATGCTAAAACCACTGAAAAAACTGCTGAAATGTTAGTGATTAAAAAGTATTTTAGTGCAATTAGAAAAATGTACATAAAGTAACAGGAGAAGTACAAAAGCAGTGCAAAAAAGATTACTTATATGCATTCAAGTAATAGCAGAATTTTACTGTTGAAATTAAGTGAGTTGGAGATGATTTTGAACTATTTTTTAAAATTACAGATTTTTTTCCAATGCAGAATAATTTAAATTTTCTCCTTTAATcaacacttttttcttttttttggcttttataaatcaaaaagaaaacatgaactgCCTTCACAGTCACTGAGAatcttaaagtgatggttcggagtagattcaacctggggtcatttgaaccgtgacatccagccaagtagcccacccgaagttttttcatattggctgaacatcagctgagttactgagttatcccgaatagcttcgtacaagggttaatggatcctggcagtatctccaaaattaccacactaaaatcacatgccatgacaccaaacttctacagtagtacaaatatggtctgtactcacaaagcgatgcatttggaagtttgtacatagtgcaggagtttattattatcaacacaagcagACAGTTTCTATGTATGAGGAGAGAGAAAGCTGGcggctttttccgggtggtactgcactctagggcggcaccaacgaagcagtgcagagcagtcAGAATGAATGTGGTACTAtgagatccaccttagatgcagccattgctttggatagaattttttatattttttcattttaattttcctaaaggcaggataaattatcctttcaaacggcacttggtttgattttttagactcactagattttttaaaaatacacatttattgtcagtattgcatcacgAGTGCCgcaaagcagccggtcgtaatcagccgtgcgttcttcagattccgttagctagatgctagcggagactgactcgcaaatgccagacctgtaagaaaacagaaagctataactcccaggttattgtacttttgatataaatccacatccctctgtcagaaatcacagtaacattttcaggtttcaaccgctagcggggacattttttgagttattagcgccagccctatggccaatctcattctgcactcgctcgccagcgcccccagacaaaatcaactgaactgcagccaaattttgtaTAATGGGGTGAATAGGAAGagaaacggctgtctgtaaaagggctgtgacacaagcctaatagcttatctgctgctaaagctgcgtcaacgtcacttccttgatctgggagcttcaaagtaagacgagggttgatctactaatgtagacaacaaagtatatgctatattgtacaaacttcaaaatgcatcgttttgtgagtacagaccatatttgtactactgtagaagtttggtgtcatggcatgtgattttagtgtggtaattttggagatactgccaggttccattagcgcttaagctattcgggataactcagtaactcagctgatgttcagccaagatcaaaaaaacttcgggtgggctacttggctggatgtcacggttcaaatgaccccaggttgaatctactccgaaccatcactttaagctACACCTTCAGTGTCCACCGGCGTGAcgtcaagtgggttttttgtctcgtctcaaTGTCATGGctcatcacttcctgttttattttgaaagattaactcccctctcgtttcaggcagagagtctctattatgaggagagggaaagctggcagctttttccgggtggtactgcactctaggggcgccaacgaagcagtgcagagcaggcagaactctatggtggtactttgaaatccaccttagatgcagccattgctttggatataattttttatatttttttattttaattttcctaaaggcaggataaattatcctttcaaacggcacttggtttgattttttagactcactagattttttaaaaatacacatttattgtcagtattgcatcacgAGTGCCgcaaagcagccggtcgtaatcagccgtgcgttcttcagattccgttagctagatgctagcggagactgactcgcaaatgccagacctgtaagaaaacagaaagatataactcccaggttattgtacttttgatataaatccacatccctctgtcagaaatcacagtaatattttcaggtttcaaccgctagcggggacattttttgagttattagcgccagccctatggccaatctcattctgcactcgctcgccagcgcccccagacaaaatcaactgaactgcagccaaattttgtaTAATGGGGTGAATAGGAAGagaaacggctgtctgtaaaagggctgtgacacaagcctaatagcttatctgctgctaaagctgcgtcaacgtcacttccttgatctgggagcttcaaagtaagacgagggttgatctactaatgtagacaacaaagtatatgctatattgtacaaacttcaaaatgcatcgttttgtgagtacagaccatatttgtactactgtagaagtttggtgtcatggcatgtgattttagtgtggtaattttggagatactgc encodes:
- the tm4sf21a gene encoding transmembrane 4 L6 family member 4; the protein is MCTGKCSRCIAVTLYPLALISIICNIVLFFPAGEVKFAQDGHITEEVKYMGGIVGGGLMVLIPALHIHLTGKQGCCANRCGMFLSIAFGAVGVAGALYSLIVAALGLQNGPYCKTLGLLWTTPFKDSKDYLTDSSLWGLCTAPKDIVPFNIGLFSTLMVTSCLQLILCAIQMINGLFGCLCGTCMDKEQPI
- the slc25a15b gene encoding solute carrier family 25 member 15b, encoding MAPHPVVQAIIDLSAGAIGGAACVFSGQPLDTAKVKMQTFPTMYRGFIHCITSTYRLVGVRGLYQGTTPALVANIAENSVLFMSYGFCQQVIRFTAGLHHEAVLSDMQKASAGSVASIFSSLVLCPTELVKCRLQAMYEMEASGKIAKSQNTVWSVVKSIMRNEGPQGFFQGLTTTIAREVPGYFCFFGGYELSRTTFADKMKCEKDDIGVAATVFSGGFGGACLWLVVYPMDCVKSRIQVMSMTGKQAGFFKTFMTIARAEGVRALYSGLTPTMVRTFPANGALFLGYEVSRKLMMKQFDG